The following are from one region of the Gloeomargarita lithophora Alchichica-D10 genome:
- a CDS encoding HsdM family class I SAM-dependent methyltransferase, producing the protein MYELRYIEETPLNYRKDYGQFFTPPPVARLMVKWILKDNPERVLDPAFGLGVFYDEAIRISLRNQINFVGYEIDKNILEFANHNDESPYLRVINSDYLEVEVEKFDGIICNPPYMRFQKFLKRHDILPKIEEKIGKKLIGYSNISSIFLVKSLKELKVNGNLAYIMPFEFFNTGYGKEIKKSLLESHLLKQIIIFSNEKEIFPDATTTVCVLLCKNDGIKETIKILQIKRNDEIDNISDISKVYQQEIEPSDLPYNKKWTPIIASLFSAQKAPNGFCNLSLYGTVTRGIATGANEFFALAKSTIEKWKLNDNNICKCITKSSQIRKAVFIEHDFNILHNADKPVHCLDVKEQKKQEIRNYIKQGETSGYHERYLTRMRNPWFKIEHRKPAPILFGVFNRGRLKVIRNFTTAINFTCFHSFYPNIFYEQLTNKLFVYLISDIGQEIIKTNKRSYGDSLDKFEPSDLNDSLCPNQSQFEMIDNREVDNVIEIAKTDEKLAIQLSNNLIERIINAQENTAPDGNSGALH; encoded by the coding sequence ATGTATGAGTTAAGATATATAGAAGAAACTCCTCTTAATTATAGGAAGGATTACGGTCAATTTTTCACACCCCCTCCCGTTGCCCGTCTCATGGTAAAGTGGATTTTGAAAGACAATCCAGAGAGGGTGTTAGACCCTGCATTTGGTTTGGGTGTTTTTTATGATGAAGCAATAAGAATATCTTTAAGAAATCAGATAAATTTTGTTGGTTATGAAATTGATAAAAATATATTGGAATTTGCTAATCATAATGATGAAAGTCCTTATTTGAGAGTTATCAATAGTGACTATCTGGAAGTTGAAGTTGAAAAATTTGACGGTATCATTTGTAATCCACCATATATGAGGTTTCAGAAATTTCTTAAACGCCATGATATATTGCCAAAAATCGAAGAAAAAATAGGAAAAAAACTTATCGGTTACTCTAATATTTCTTCTATATTCCTTGTGAAGTCTTTAAAAGAACTTAAAGTGAATGGTAATTTGGCTTATATTATGCCTTTTGAGTTTTTTAATACTGGATATGGGAAAGAAATTAAAAAGAGTCTCCTTGAAAGTCATTTATTGAAGCAAATAATAATCTTTTCAAATGAAAAAGAAATATTCCCAGATGCAACGACAACTGTTTGTGTGCTTCTTTGTAAAAATGACGGGATAAAAGAAACCATTAAAATTTTACAAATCAAAAGAAATGATGAAATAGATAATATTTCTGATATCAGTAAAGTCTATCAACAAGAAATCGAACCCTCCGATTTACCATATAACAAAAAATGGACACCCATTATTGCATCATTATTCTCTGCACAAAAAGCTCCAAATGGCTTCTGTAATTTGTCTCTGTATGGAACAGTTACAAGAGGTATTGCTACTGGTGCAAATGAATTTTTTGCTTTAGCAAAATCAACAATCGAAAAATGGAAGTTGAATGATAACAATATTTGCAAGTGTATTACAAAAAGTTCTCAAATACGCAAAGCGGTATTTATTGAGCATGATTTTAATATACTACATAATGCAGATAAACCAGTCCATTGTTTGGATGTAAAAGAACAGAAAAAGCAAGAAATTCGTAATTACATAAAACAAGGCGAAACATCAGGATACCACGAGAGATATCTTACAAGAATGAGGAATCCTTGGTTCAAAATTGAACATAGAAAGCCTGCTCCAATATTGTTTGGAGTATTCAACAGAGGCCGTCTAAAAGTAATAAGAAATTTTACAACAGCAATTAACTTCACATGCTTTCATTCTTTTTATCCAAATATTTTTTATGAACAACTCACAAATAAATTGTTCGTTTATTTAATTAGCGATATAGGTCAAGAGATAATAAAAACTAACAAAAGAAGTTATGGGGACAGTTTAGATAAATTTGAACCGAGTGACTTAAATGATAGTTTATGCCCGAACCAAAGTCAATTTGAAATGATTGATAATAGAGAGGTAGATAACGTAATTGAAATTGCAAAAACTGATGAAAAGTTAGCAATTCAGTTAAGCAATAATTTGATTGAAAGAATTATAAACGCTCAAGAAAACACAGCACCAGACGGCAATTCCGGTGCGCTTCATTAG
- a CDS encoding AccI family restriction endonuclease, with protein sequence MIISLFNIENSEHIRSAVAALEVRSSSYLAGKYAVFMNNRQRQAIDKCHEIRNAIIGTDLSDLLKRKNETIYNLISNATDDTFRELDFRCPSWSSTQELINLRKLLKGIKENIEVLHKRDYLSITPKMEDIALVNRWIQQYNVKHFYLQVFFDRAYIISFKNILTFVSNDNNDGNNFSIERDDKNQGKTTIKINVQIGKEVLGKIDMPEHKSAMKELDRGRLLFYVTFEGGKGYLDNEIFIRDVIDV encoded by the coding sequence GTGATTATTTCGCTGTTCAATATTGAAAATAGTGAACATATAAGAAGTGCGGTGGCTGCGCTTGAAGTAAGATCAAGTTCTTACTTGGCAGGCAAATATGCTGTATTCATGAACAACAGACAACGACAGGCGATTGATAAATGCCACGAAATTAGAAACGCCATAATAGGCACCGATCTTAGTGATCTACTAAAGCGAAAAAACGAGACAATTTACAATCTAATTTCAAATGCTACGGATGACACCTTTAGAGAATTAGACTTTCGTTGTCCATCGTGGTCATCAACACAAGAGTTAATAAATCTAAGGAAATTACTAAAAGGCATAAAAGAAAATATAGAAGTACTACACAAACGTGATTATTTAAGCATTACACCAAAAATGGAAGATATTGCCTTAGTCAACCGATGGATTCAGCAATATAATGTCAAGCATTTCTATCTACAAGTATTTTTTGATAGGGCATATATAATATCCTTTAAGAATATTTTGACATTCGTTTCAAACGATAACAATGATGGAAATAATTTTTCAATAGAGAGAGATGATAAAAATCAAGGCAAAACTACAATTAAGATAAATGTACAAATTGGGAAAGAAGTGCTTGGGAAAATTGATATGCCTGAGCACAAATCCGCCATGAAAGAGTTAGACCGAGGGCGTCTGCTTTTTTATGTCACTTTTGAAGGCGGCAAGGGCTATCTTGATAATGAAATATTCATAAGGGATGTTATTGATGTATGA
- a CDS encoding AccI family restriction endonuclease has product MYKDDILNLIKQLPFEINTEIQMTGSPPSTAYSEFLTNKEQGDWAEKIVFKAINEYSRDYFAVQY; this is encoded by the coding sequence ATGTACAAAGACGATATTCTGAACCTGATAAAGCAATTACCATTTGAGATTAATACTGAAATACAAATGACTGGAAGTCCTCCAAGCACGGCTTACTCTGAATTTCTTACAAACAAGGAACAGGGTGATTGGGCTGAAAAAATCGTCTTTAAGGCAATCAATGAATATTCTCGTGATTATTTCGCTGTTCAATATTGA
- a CDS encoding ABC1 kinase family protein: MNCARKWRACVSNSNVIASRTRVAVLVSTKQYRWNRERYSRWRRSLDIWSFVLRFLAAQWLSEKSWSYQGGITPEKRGHRRRRIAIWVRENLLDLGPTFIKVGQLFSTRADIFPAEYVEELSKLQDQVPAFNLEQVAQIVQTDLGKPLEKLFLNFESTPLAAASLGQVHRAELATGEIVVVKVQRPGLRQLFNIDLGIVKDIAYYFQNHPRWGPGRDWMGVYEECYRILFEEIDYLNEGRNADEFRRNFRQVPWLKVPRIYWRYCSLRVLTLEYLPGIKISHYGALDAAGLDRRRIAELNARAYLEQVLNHGFFHADPHPGNIAVDPDGNLIFYDFGMMGRIQPQTKEKLVQTLMSIVDRNADGVIESLVQLKALMPQGDMGPVRRSLQYILDNLLDQPFEMQSIGAISEDLYALAYDQPFRFPATFTFVMRAFSTLEGLGRGLDADFQFFTVATPYALQMMNNRSNGDLLGQLGRQAAQMSNSALGLPRRVEETLTKLERGDLVVRSRSLETERLLRRLSAQQASGNYHVLTGSFLISGTILLVSGFGWLSLLAGVLAGVTGWRGWRVWQKHERFERLF; the protein is encoded by the coding sequence ATGAACTGCGCTCGGAAATGGCGCGCTTGCGTATCGAACTCAAACGTTATCGCCAGCCGAACTAGAGTGGCCGTCCTCGTCAGCACCAAGCAGTACCGCTGGAATCGGGAGCGCTACTCCCGCTGGCGCCGTTCTTTGGACATTTGGTCGTTTGTCCTGCGCTTTTTGGCCGCCCAATGGCTCTCTGAAAAAAGCTGGAGCTACCAGGGGGGCATTACCCCGGAGAAGCGGGGGCACCGCCGGCGCCGCATTGCCATCTGGGTGCGGGAGAATTTGCTGGATTTGGGGCCAACGTTTATCAAGGTGGGGCAGTTGTTTTCCACCCGGGCGGATATTTTCCCCGCCGAATATGTGGAGGAATTATCCAAACTGCAAGACCAGGTGCCCGCTTTTAATTTGGAGCAGGTGGCGCAGATTGTCCAGACGGATTTGGGCAAACCCCTGGAGAAATTATTTCTCAATTTTGAATCCACCCCCTTGGCCGCGGCCAGTTTGGGACAAGTGCATCGGGCGGAATTGGCTACGGGTGAAATAGTGGTGGTGAAGGTGCAACGCCCGGGTTTGCGCCAGTTGTTTAACATTGACCTGGGGATTGTCAAAGATATTGCCTATTACTTTCAAAACCATCCCCGTTGGGGGCCAGGGCGGGATTGGATGGGGGTTTATGAGGAATGTTATCGCATTTTATTTGAAGAAATTGATTACCTCAATGAGGGTCGCAACGCCGATGAGTTTCGCCGCAATTTCCGGCAGGTACCTTGGCTAAAAGTTCCCCGGATTTATTGGCGCTATTGTTCCCTGCGGGTATTAACCCTGGAGTATTTACCAGGGATCAAAATTAGCCATTACGGCGCTTTAGATGCCGCTGGGCTTGACCGCAGACGCATTGCCGAATTGAATGCGCGGGCTTACCTAGAACAGGTGTTAAATCACGGGTTTTTCCACGCCGACCCCCACCCCGGCAATATCGCCGTTGACCCGGACGGCAATTTGATTTTCTACGACTTTGGCATGATGGGTCGCATTCAGCCCCAGACCAAGGAAAAATTGGTGCAAACCCTGATGAGCATTGTGGATCGCAACGCCGATGGGGTGATCGAGTCCCTGGTGCAACTCAAAGCCCTCATGCCCCAGGGGGATATGGGGCCGGTGCGGCGATCCTTGCAATATATTTTAGATAACCTGCTGGATCAGCCCTTTGAGATGCAGTCCATTGGTGCCATTAGTGAAGACCTGTACGCCCTGGCCTACGACCAACCCTTCCGGTTTCCTGCCACCTTTACCTTCGTCATGCGGGCATTTTCCACCCTGGAGGGGCTGGGACGGGGCTTGGATGCGGACTTTCAATTTTTTACCGTTGCCACCCCCTACGCTTTACAAATGATGAACAATCGCAGTAATGGAGACCTGTTGGGGCAATTGGGTCGTCAGGCCGCCCAGATGAGCAATTCGGCGTTGGGTTTGCCCCGCCGGGTGGAGGAAACCCTCACCAAGCTGGAGCGGGGGGACTTGGTGGTGCGGAGCCGCTCGTTGGAGACGGAACGCCTATTGCGCCGCCTGAGTGCCCAGCAGGCTTCAGGAAATTACCATGTACTGACGGGCAGTTTTTTGATTTCCGGGACGATTTTGCTGGTGAGCGGCTTCGGTTGGCTGTCCCTGTTGGCGGGCGTGCTGGCGGGGGTCACGGGTTGGCGGGGCTGGCGGGTGTGGCAGAAGCACGAACGGTTTGAACGGCTGTTTTAG
- a CDS encoding DUF6825 family protein, which produces MVVRAFFIGRAAAQALYEQVGNVVGETLANVGRWDVQQREVLRQQIQQIIERAALEEQQATQAQPLTKGQKPLDLQTTIDELRSEMARLRIELKRYRQPN; this is translated from the coding sequence GTGGTGGTAAGAGCATTTTTTATTGGCCGGGCGGCGGCACAAGCGTTGTACGAACAGGTGGGCAACGTGGTTGGGGAAACCCTGGCGAACGTGGGGCGGTGGGATGTCCAGCAACGGGAAGTTCTGCGGCAACAGATTCAGCAGATTATCGAACGCGCCGCCCTTGAAGAACAGCAGGCCACCCAAGCCCAGCCCCTCACCAAGGGACAAAAACCCCTGGATTTACAGACGACGATTGATGAACTGCGCTCGGAAATGGCGCGCTTGCGTATCGAACTCAAACGTTATCGCCAGCCGAACTAG
- a CDS encoding AMP-binding protein has product MSSWSALPALWPELAQRFPTRIALEEPHRQPPVQLTYAELAQAIQGFAQGLQALGLQPGERVALFADNSSRWLIADQGIMQSGGVDVVRGAQAPPEELDFIYRHSESSFLVVDTPDLLKRLAPYLETWQPRTVIVLWGEGTGSTLSFSQVMQQGERQEFKPPHLASESLATLLYTSGTTGKPKGVMLSHGNLLHQVENLYVVFTPQPGNIALSLLPTWHSYGRAGEYFLLSRGIHQIYSTLRYFKQDLTQYQPHHIVGVPRMWESIYEGVEREFRQQTPGKQKLIWGLIGLSKRYITGKRLWQGLALEPVQPSWAQRLGGGLTALALWPLHQVADRIVYKKVRQAVGGRLKEGASGGGALARYLDDFYELAGLTILVGYGLTETSPVLTARWVTRNLRYSAGLPIPGTEIKIVDPETRQPLPVTRKGLVLARGPQLMKGYYRNPEATAKVVDDQGWFDTGDLGWVTPQGDLVLTGRAKDTIVLSSGENIEPQPIEDACLQSPYISQIVLVGQDARQLGCLIVPNEITLKAWAQAQGHSLILPQDEPAPGAWTLATPEVLELYRRELKTHSQDRPSVRPFEQIGPFRLIAEPFTIDNGLMTQTLKIKRNQVMERYQDLIREMFV; this is encoded by the coding sequence ATGTCTTCCTGGTCTGCCCTCCCCGCCCTGTGGCCGGAATTAGCCCAACGCTTCCCCACCCGGATTGCCCTGGAAGAACCCCACCGGCAACCCCCGGTGCAACTTACTTATGCTGAGTTAGCCCAGGCGATTCAAGGCTTTGCCCAAGGATTACAAGCCCTGGGGCTGCAACCGGGGGAACGGGTGGCTCTGTTTGCGGACAATAGCTCCCGGTGGTTGATCGCTGACCAGGGGATTATGCAAAGCGGGGGGGTGGATGTGGTGCGAGGGGCGCAGGCACCCCCGGAGGAATTGGATTTCATCTACCGCCATAGCGAAAGCAGTTTTTTGGTGGTGGATACCCCGGATTTGCTGAAACGCTTGGCTCCCTATTTGGAAACCTGGCAACCCCGGACGGTGATTGTCCTCTGGGGTGAGGGAACTGGGAGTACCTTGAGCTTTAGCCAGGTGATGCAACAGGGGGAAAGGCAGGAATTTAAGCCCCCCCATCTGGCCTCCGAGTCCCTGGCGACTTTGCTTTATACCTCCGGCACCACGGGGAAACCCAAGGGGGTGATGCTCAGTCATGGGAATCTATTGCACCAGGTAGAAAATCTATACGTTGTCTTTACGCCCCAACCGGGGAATATCGCCCTGAGTTTGCTCCCCACTTGGCACTCCTACGGGCGTGCGGGGGAGTATTTTTTGCTCTCGCGGGGGATTCATCAGATTTATAGCACCCTGCGGTATTTCAAGCAGGATTTGACCCAGTACCAACCCCATCACATCGTCGGCGTGCCCCGGATGTGGGAGTCCATCTATGAGGGGGTCGAGCGGGAATTTCGCCAGCAAACTCCCGGCAAACAAAAGCTGATCTGGGGTTTGATTGGCCTCAGCAAACGCTACATCACCGGCAAACGGCTTTGGCAGGGGTTAGCGTTAGAACCGGTACAACCCAGTTGGGCGCAACGGTTGGGCGGGGGTTTGACAGCCCTAGCCCTCTGGCCTCTGCATCAGGTGGCAGACCGAATAGTTTACAAGAAGGTGCGTCAGGCGGTGGGGGGACGGCTGAAGGAAGGGGCGAGTGGGGGCGGTGCCTTGGCTCGCTATCTGGATGATTTTTACGAATTGGCGGGGTTGACTATCCTGGTGGGCTATGGCTTGACGGAAACTTCCCCGGTGCTGACCGCCCGCTGGGTAACCCGGAATTTGCGCTACTCCGCCGGACTGCCCATTCCCGGCACGGAGATTAAAATTGTTGACCCGGAAACCCGCCAGCCCCTACCCGTGACCCGCAAAGGGCTGGTGTTGGCACGGGGGCCGCAGTTGATGAAGGGGTACTACCGCAACCCGGAGGCTACGGCCAAGGTGGTGGATGACCAGGGCTGGTTTGACACCGGGGATTTGGGCTGGGTCACGCCCCAGGGGGATTTGGTGCTGACCGGGCGGGCCAAGGATACCATCGTTCTCAGCAGCGGCGAAAATATCGAACCCCAACCGATTGAGGATGCTTGTTTACAAAGTCCATACATTAGCCAGATAGTTTTAGTGGGTCAGGATGCCCGTCAATTAGGGTGTCTCATCGTTCCCAACGAAATTACCCTCAAGGCGTGGGCGCAGGCGCAGGGTCACAGCTTGATCTTGCCCCAGGATGAACCGGCACCGGGAGCCTGGACATTGGCTACGCCGGAGGTTTTGGAACTGTACCGGCGGGAATTGAAAACCCATTCCCAGGACCGTCCCAGTGTGCGCCCCTTTGAGCAGATTGGGCCATTTCGCCTGATTGCCGAACCCTTTACTATAGATAACGGCCTGATGACCCAAACCCTGAAAATCAAACGCAATCAAGTGATGGAGCGGTATCAGGACTTGATTCGGGAAATGTTTGTTTAA
- a CDS encoding HAD family hydrolase, which yields MPMLTLCTDFDGPVADVSERYYRVYGFCLAKIQQNHPDSAITVLSKSEFWALKRAQVPEPEIGRQSGLNPAQAQAFSQCRRETVHTFPHFEWDGLWPGIREILTQLAHQNIERYVITMRRQRELNFALAQFGLTDLFPPAHRYCIGDDFVKTQDHLDKPVLMAQALTAIAPAHPVWMVGDTEADIIAAQTHGIPVVAVLSGIRDQATLATYQPDFIQPDLAAAVALILGMAK from the coding sequence ATGCCGATGCTAACCTTGTGTACGGATTTTGATGGCCCGGTGGCGGATGTGTCGGAACGTTACTATCGGGTGTATGGTTTTTGTTTGGCAAAAATTCAACAAAACCATCCCGATAGCGCAATCACTGTGCTTAGCAAAAGTGAATTTTGGGCTTTGAAACGGGCGCAAGTTCCTGAGCCGGAAATTGGTAGGCAATCGGGGTTGAACCCCGCCCAAGCCCAGGCGTTTAGTCAATGTCGCCGGGAAACGGTACATACTTTTCCCCATTTTGAGTGGGATGGGCTTTGGCCTGGAATCCGGGAGATTCTTACTCAATTAGCACATCAAAACATCGAGCGCTATGTGATTACCATGCGCCGTCAGAGGGAACTGAACTTTGCCCTCGCCCAATTTGGTTTGACCGACCTTTTTCCCCCGGCACATCGCTACTGCATTGGGGATGATTTTGTCAAAACCCAAGACCATCTGGACAAACCCGTATTGATGGCGCAAGCCCTAACGGCGATTGCCCCGGCGCACCCCGTGTGGATGGTGGGGGACACGGAGGCGGATATTATCGCCGCCCAAACCCACGGCATCCCGGTGGTAGCGGTGTTGAGCGGCATCCGGGATCAGGCAACCTTGGCAACCTACCAGCCGGATTTTATCCAGCCGGATTTGGCCGCCGCCGTGGCGTTGATTTTGGGTATGGCGAAATGA